In a single window of the Pongo abelii isolate AG06213 chromosome 1, NHGRI_mPonAbe1-v2.0_pri, whole genome shotgun sequence genome:
- the PDIK1L gene encoding serine/threonine-protein kinase PDIK1L isoform X1, whose translation MVSSQPKYDLIREVGRGSYGVVYEAVIRKTSARVAVKKIRCHAPENVELALREFWALSSIKSQHPNVIHLEECILQKDGMVQKMSHGSNSSLYLQLVETSLKGEIAFDPRSAYYLWFVMDFCDGGDMNEYLLSRKPNRKTNTSFMLQLSSALAFLHKNQIIHRDLKPDNILISQTRLDTSDLEPTLKVADFGLSKVCSASGQNPEEPVSVNKCFLSTACGTDFYMAPEVWEGHYTAKADIFALGIIIWAMLERITFIDTETKKELLGSYVKQGTEIVPVGEALLENPKMELLIPVKKKSMNGRMKQLIKEMLAANPQDRPDAFELELRLVQIAFKDSSWET comes from the exons ATGGTGAGTAGCCAGCCAAAGTACGATCTAATACGGGAGGTAGGCCGAGGTAGTTACGGTGTTGTGTATGAAGCAGTCATCAGAAAGACCTCTGCACGGGTGGCAGTGAAGAAAATTCGATGTCACGCACCTGAAAATGTTGAACTAGCCCTTCGTGAGTTCTGGGCACTAAGCAGTATCAAGAGCCAACATCCAAATGTGATTCACTTGGAGGAATGCATCCTACAAAAGGATGGGATGGTGCAAAAGATGTCCCACGGCTCTAATTCTTCCCTTTATTTACAG CTTGTAGAAACTTCATTAAAAGGAGAAATTGCCTTTGATCCCAGAAGCGCCTATTATTTGTGGTTTGTGATGGATTTTTGTGACGGAGGAGATATGAATGAGTATCTGTTGTCCAGGAAACCCAATCGTAAAACTAACACCAGCTTCATGCTTCAGCTGAGCAGTGCCCTGGCTTTCTTGCATAAAAACCAGATCATCCACCGAGATCTTAAGCCTGATAACATCCTGATTTCTCAAACCAGGTTGGATACCAGTGACTTGGAACCTACACTCAAAGTGGCTGATTTTGGTCTAAGTAAAGTTTGTTCAGCCTCTGGGCAGAACCCAGAAGAACCTGTCAGTGTAAACAAGTGTTTCCTTTCCACAGCATGTGGAACAGATTTTTACATGGCTCCTGAAGTTTGGGAAGGACATTACACAGCAAAAGCTGACATCTTTGCTCTTGGGATTATCATCTGGGCAATGCTGGAAAGGATCACATTCatagacacagagacaaagaaggaacTCTTGGGGAGTTATGTAAAACAAGGAACTGAGATTGTGCCTGTTGGGGAGGCACTTCTGGAAAATCCCAAAATGGAACTTCTCATTCCTGTGAAGAAAAAATCTATGAATGGGCGAATGAAACAACTGATTAAGGAAATGCTGGCTGCAAACCCTCAGGATCGTCCAGATGCTTTTGAACTAGAACTCAGATTAGTACAAATTGCATTTAAAGATAGCAGCTGGGAGACGTGA